GGTCATGGCGCTCACCCTGTCCACCCAGACCACCCTGGACTACACGTCGGCCGAGGACCTGGCCGAGAAGGTCCGGGTGCAGGTGGCCGCCTCGCCGGTGGTGTCCGCCCTGTTCGTCAACTCGCCGTTGGCTGGTGGTGAAGTGACCGGGTTGCGGTCGCGCCGCCGCAAGAGCTGGCTGAAGGCCGACCCGAGCCGTTGCGGTCTGCTGCGGGTCGGGCTGCGGGAGGCGATGACGGCGGAGGACTTCGTCGAGTGGGCGCTGACCTTCCCGATGATCTACCGCCTGACGGCCGGTGGCTGCGACCCGGCCGGCGGGCGGCCGTTCGGCGCGGTGCTGGCGGACGGCTTCCCGGACGGCAGCCCGCCGACGTGGGCCGACTGGACGTCCCACCTGTCCCAGCTGTGGACCGACGTGCGGGTGCGGGGCACGCTCGAACTCCGCGCGCCGGACGGTCCGCCGTACCCGCACATCCCGGCCGTGCCCGCGCTGTGGGTCGGCCTGACCTACCACCGGCCGTCCCGGCTCGCGGCCTGGGACCTGCTGCGCGGCTACTCGGCCGACGACCTGGAGCGCACCATGCGGGAGGTTCCGGTCAAGGGGCTCTCGGCGATGGTCGGCGACGTCGAGGCGCGTGAACTGGGCGGTGAGCTGGTCCGACTCGCCCAGGAGGGCCTGGCCGCGCGGGTCGAGGCCGGGGTGGAACGCCCGGAAGTGGTCGGCTACCTCGATCCGATCGAGGAGGTCGTGGCCACCGGGACGACGTTCGCCGACCACGTCGTCCGCCGGTGGGAGGGCGAGTTCGACCGCGACCCGGCCCACTACGTCGCCGCGTTCCGGGTCTGACCGCCCGATCAGGTGGACTCCCGTCACCCGATCCCGCGTCACGCCCGTCAGCGGCGCGTAGGTGGCGGGTCGGCGTGCACAGAATGCGGAGGTCGCTGCCCGCTCCGAACGGAGATCCCGGTGTCCGAATCGAGGGCCGCCG
This is a stretch of genomic DNA from Saccharothrix ecbatanensis. It encodes these proteins:
- a CDS encoding glutamate-cysteine ligase family protein, which codes for MHASSTATLRREDLTSLFTRSGDVRERIGLEIENAVVDPDTGLAIPYSAPGGIRDLLGALLAEFGGEPLHEGEHLTGLTTGNGMAVTLEPGGALEYSSAPTADLATAVADMRRTMERFAEIARRFGHAIVPGGNLPFDRLRDVSWVPKPRGVVMREHFHRLGEEGAEGPVVMALTLSTQTTLDYTSAEDLAEKVRVQVAASPVVSALFVNSPLAGGEVTGLRSRRRKSWLKADPSRCGLLRVGLREAMTAEDFVEWALTFPMIYRLTAGGCDPAGGRPFGAVLADGFPDGSPPTWADWTSHLSQLWTDVRVRGTLELRAPDGPPYPHIPAVPALWVGLTYHRPSRLAAWDLLRGYSADDLERTMREVPVKGLSAMVGDVEARELGGELVRLAQEGLAARVEAGVERPEVVGYLDPIEEVVATGTTFADHVVRRWEGEFDRDPAHYVAAFRV